Within Mongoliitalea daihaiensis, the genomic segment ACTGCACGTGTTGGAGGAATTGCAGCCATAAGTTCATCGATAGAATGAAAGACCGGGTAGCGTGCATCTTTGCGAAAATGATTTTGTTGGATAGGACCAATAATCAGGCCAGCACTAGCGCTTATTTGGTCAAGGTCCGACCGCCTATGGAAAACATGTATGTATTTTTTTGCCAATTGCTTGTTGAACGCATGTACTCCTTGGAAGTCAAAAGAAGGGACTGCCAAAGGTTTGTGTGCCAGTAATCCCAAAGAAATTTTAAGTTCTTGAATGCGCTCAAAACTGCGTTCGATTTGATCTTGGTTACCGAATTGGACTATTTTTGCAATTCCCTCTGCAACATGCTCTGAAAAGCACAAGAGATCTGTTCCTGCTGCAAAGGCTTCAAATTCTAATTGTCCCGGTTCGCTAAACATGTTTGCAACGGCTTTCATATTGAGTGCATCCGATACTACGATTCCGTCAAAGCTCAATTCTTGCCTCAGTAGCCCTGTAATGATTGCTTTGGAAATAGTTGCAGGGATAGACTCTCCTTTCGTGAGAGAGGGAATAGCTAAATGGCCTACCATGATCATATCTATGCCGGCAGCAATTCCTTGGATAAATGGGTACAACTCCTCTTCCAGTAAAACCGCTTTGCTTTTGTTAATAATCGGAAGCCCCAAATGAGAGTCAACCGCAGTATCTCCGTGACCGGGAAAATGCTTGTAACAGGCTGCTATTCCCGCTTTTTTCATTCCCTGAAAACAAGCCAACGCAAAAGCACTGACTTTCTCCCGATCAGTACCGAAAGATCGGTAGCCAATGACCGGATTTTTGGGATTGGTGTTGATATCCGCAACAGGGGCGAAATTAAGATGGATGCCACACGCTTTTAAGTCTCTTCCAATTCGTTCTCCGTAAGCTTCTACCCATGATAAGTGCTCCATGGTCAAAGCACCCATCGCGATGGAAAAAGGATAGTGGGGAGTGTCTTCGATCCGCATAGCTAGTCCAAATTCCGCGTCGATGCTGATAAGTAAGGGGATTTTGGATAGCGCTTGGTAGCGATTGATCAAGGCAATCAACTTTTCTAAGGTTTGTTCGTAGCTGAGTTGTTCCTGCCTTTGCTCAAAGTTGGCAGCAGCAGAATGTCTGCTATGGAAAAAAGTAATCCCACCGATACCCTGCTCGGTAATCAAGCGCTCCATGGCTAGGATGTTTTCTTCGGTATCGTGTATGTAAGCAGCTGGAGTAAATAGCTGCCCGATTTTCTCATGTAAATTCATGCGTTCAGTTGGTCTTTTTAAGTGTTGGATTCTTGTTTTTTACCAAAATCAGCAGGTATTTTGATATACCTGACCAGGTAGATTCCCGGTATAGCTGATACCAATACCCAGAGGAAAAATTGTTCGTAACCCAACCATTCTTGAATGTATCCAGAGGCCATACCAGGAATCATCATACCCAAAGCCATAAAGCCCGTAGCAATGGCATAGTGGGAAGTTTTGGCAGGTCCGTCGGACACATAGATCAAATACATCATAAAGGCCGCAAAACCAAAGCCATAACCCAATTGTTCGATGACCACTACAGCGCCTGCAAAAAACATGGATTCCGGTTGAATGTAAGCCAATACATAGTAGAAAAAATTAGGAACGTTGAGAGCCAAAATCATAGGAAGAATCCATTTTTTTAGGCCGTCTTTTGAAATTACGACGCCGCCTACAATTCCACCTAAGGTCAGGGCAATTACCCCGAAAGTCCCATATATCCACCCTACATCCGAGGTGCTCATAGCCAATCCGCCTGTCTCTCTACTATCTAAGAGGAAAGGAGAAACCATCTTTACCAGTTGAGATTCTCCCAAGCGATACAAAAGGATAAATGCCAAGGCCAAACTGATTTCTTTCTTTCTGAAAAAACTCGCAAATACTTCTAAAAACGTCAATGATTCCTGTTTTTGATAATCAGCCTGCTTTTCAACATTGGGTGTAGTAAGGAAATTGATCAGCGTAAGGATGAAAATCAATGCGGCTACCAAAAGCATGGTGATGGACCAAGCCTTGGAGTTGTCTCCGTAATGCGTTTCTAGGTAACCCGCCAAAATCACGATCAATCCTTGACCTGTGACAGATGCAATGCGGTAAAAGGTACTTCTTAAGCCTATGAAAAAGGATTGTTGATCTTCTTTCAATGCCAATAGGTAAAATCCATCCGAGGCAATGTCATTGGTAGCAGAAGCAAAAGCACCCATCCAGAAAAATGCTAAGCTGATCACAAAAAACTGATTGGTAGGAATGGCTAGACCAACACCCAAAAAGCAGGCTGCTAAAACCAATTGCATCCCTAAAAACCATTTACGTTTGGTAGCAATCAAATCCACCATTGGTGACCAAAACGGTTTTATTACCCAGGGGAGGTATAATAAACTGGTGTAAAGTCCAATGTCTGAATTATCTATACCCAGATTTTTATACATAATGACAGAGACCACAATGATGATGACATAGGGGAGTCCTTCGGTCATGTACAAGGGCGGTACCCAGTACCAAGGATTATTTTGGGTTTGTTGGGTTTTCATGGTTTTTTTCGGATCAAATGCTGGTAAATACTGACTTCCGAACCGGGAATCAGCTGAGCGCCCACAGCGGCTTCATAAAAGGATGCAGGTCCTACACCGCCAATGATGGCATAGGTATAGCCCATATCCTTCATGGCTTCCAAGCTTTTGATGAGGAGTACTTTTCCAATACCTTTACCCCGTTCAGACTCTTTGGTTCCAGTAGGTCCAAAGAAGTTTTTAGCAGATGTCTCAAAACATGCAAAACCGAGGATCTCATGTCCTTGCTGTGCAATAAAACAGCGCACGGGTAGGGAAGAAAAAGCAGTCTCAACTTCATTTTTCCAATACTCACCAAAGTGTTCAAACACCCAGTCTACCACAAAAGACTTCTCGGGGGGAATTGGTCTCCTAAACACCACGCCTTTCTTTCCAAGAGAGTTTTCCGTGTCTTGGACATCGGGTAATCCCAGTAATCGAACCAACATGTCTTTCATAGCTTTAGGGGATTACAGGATTCAATTCAAATACCATAGGTTTGCTCTCTTTCCCAAATCGGTCAATAAAGCTTAAAGAAACATATTTGGAGTGCACAGAGCCTAGAACAGGGATAGTCTTTCGATTGGTCATGTCAACGTGGATTTTTCTCCATTCTACTCGGTCGGTGTGGCCTTGAAGATCTGCCAAATTACCGGCTGTTTGGATAATTGCAAAGCGCACATCTGGCCCTAGCATCTCAGGGAATTCAAAGGCAAACCCATTTCCATGAGGCACCATCTGAACCTGAGTAGGCAATATGCTGTTGGATTGGGACGCCAAGGGTGCTGGAGGAAGGGTCGGTCTTTGGTAATGATTGCGTTTGATTAAGTCTGCCACGTCGCGGTTTTTGCTGTACATGGACTTGGCAGAGAAAAAGGCATTTCCTTGAACATGGGTAGCTAATCGGGAGTAAGTTAGCTGATTGGGGATTTCCATAGGGTTTTCCCAGGCTTTATCAGCATTGTCACGGATTTTGTACGGGCCATTTCCTATATAAATATGTGTATTGTTATGATTTTCATCCCACCAGTCTACCAAGATTCGGTGTGAAGCCAAATTATAATCCATGCTCCAATATAATTGTGGAATCAGGTAATCAATCCAACCATTTTTCATCCACAGAAGAACATCTGCATACAGTTCATCGTAATTGGTTTGCCCAGCACGGGTATTGGAGCCTTTAGGGTCTTTGTCTTTATTTCTCCAAACACCAAAGGGGCTGATACCAAATTGAACCCAAGCTTTCTCTTGTCGGATCATCTGACTAATATCACGGATTAGAATATTGACATTTTCTCTTCTCCAATCATCCAGTTTTTGTCCTTTTTGTCCATATTTTTTGAAGCTCGCTTGGTCTTCAAACTTCAATTTTGGTACTTGGTAGGGGTAGAAGTAATCATCGAAGTGAATCGCATCGATGTTGTAGTTTTTGACCACTTCACGAATGACTTCTGTTAAGTGTGCACGCACTTCGGGTCTTCCAGGATCATAGTAGTACTTGGTGTCGTACTTGATCATCCAATCCTTGTGTTTGAAAAAGTCATGATCAGGACTTAGGAGCTTGGTGTCCAAGTTCATAGTAGCTCTGTAAGGATTGAGCCAGGCATGGAATTCTAAGCCTCTATTATGTGCTTCTAAGATCATCCAAGAAAGTGGGTCTTCGGAAGTATTCGGTTTTTGTCCTTCTTTGCCGGTTAAATACCTAGACCAGGGGGCAAAATTGGATGGATAAAGAGCATCTCCTGAGGTACGGATTTGCACGATGACTGTATTGAAATTCAGGGCTTGATAGTAGTCTAGCAATTTTATAAACTCCTCTTTTTGTGATGCAAAGGAAGCCGTGGATGAGGTTGGCCAATCAATATTTGCTACCGTGGCGATCCATACAGCTCTCATTTCCCGTGGACTTTCAGGGATAGAGATGGGTAATTGGCGGTAAAACTCTTTTGGAGGTGGCGGAGTCACTGTTTTCGGTGGAATAGGTGCTTGTGTAGATGGACGTGTAGGTGTTTCCACACTTCTTTTGGGTTGAGAAGTGGGTGTCCGAGAGGTTTTACATGCTTGTAATCCCAGCATTACGACTAAAAAAAGGAATAATTGGGTTTTGAGTTGACGAGTTTTCATCCCTGAAGGAGTTGGTTATGGTTTGCTTTTGAAGTTCAATGGCTGTAGGCGCTTTCGGAGTTTTTTCATAAATCGATCTCCTGGGTCAATTTTTTGAGTCAAGTAATTAGGGTCGGTTTCTTTCCATAATTGAGAACCTTGAAAGTCATAGTATTCATGATGTCCAATGACATATTCAATGCCGTGTTTTTTATGTAAATAGCGGATCAATTCTGCATTGGCTTTTACCTGCGCTTTGGTTAATGGTGCATCTGGTCCTCCGATATTTTCAATACCAATCGCCATGTAATTCAATCCAATCGTGTGGCGGGCAAATGTGGTGTCGGGCAATAAGCGAAAGACGGTGCCATCTCTATCTACCAAAAATTGAGCGGATACATTTAAGTTGCTAGCAGTAGTCAATTCGGGTCTTCCTCCGAGATGCACGGGGTTAAAAACGTCAAAGGTGCTCTCTAAAGTAGGAACAGCCGTCCAATGCACAACCACCATTTTTGGGTTGATAGTAGCGGTTTCCTGAATGATTCCGTGTCTTTTTTCTAAATATTCCAGCGAAAGTCTTTCCCGCTCTTCATTGAAGATAATGGGTTTATCGAAAATCCTAAATGTCTGAGCAGTGACCAATTGACTACTCAACAGAAATAGAACTAGTGAAATCAGTCGATATATATGCATAGGTTAGATGTATTTGAAATCAAAGATAAAAGGAAAATCGGCCCATTTATTGACCGATTTCTTCTTTTCTTAAGCGACGTTGATCTTCGAGGAAGTTTTTGTATTCTTGAATTCTCTCTCTTTCGAGGTTATCTTCGGGTTCTAACTGTGCCTCCCAAACATAAGAGATGCGCTTCCAGCTTAGTTCTTCACCTCTCACTTCAAGTAATGTGAATCCAGGTTCGTATCCTTTCCAGTTACCTCCCCACCATGCTGCGCTCACAGATTGGCTGGTGATATACCAGATGTCATTGAACCGATAGTCTTCGGGAATATGGCTATGTCCTTGAAGGACTGCTTTGACAGTATGTCGTTCGATTATTTCCCTGAATTCTTTTGTGTCTGCGACCACCATATGGTTCATGGCCAGTAGTTCTGGACTTGCATTGATTTGCCCGATATTGTTGAAGGCAGCGATATGGGTGACAATGACCGTAGGCATGCCATGATGCTTGCCTAAATCAAAGCGTAGCCATTCCAGTTGTTCTTTTCCGAAAGCATGGGTTTGACTTGGACCGTGGTCTGCGTCTACTTCTAGTAAGGAATCCATTATGACAAAATGCCAACCCTGATGATTGAAGGAGTAATAGCTTTGCTCCATCCCAACCGTATCCATGTAAAGTTTCTTTCCGATATCTGGATCATTGGGACTGGTTTTCCTTCTGCTACTCCTGCCAAAGATATCATGGTTGCCTATGCAGTGATAGGACGGCATTTGCAACTTAGATGATATGCTTGAAAATAAACTCAACTGGTCCAAATATTCCTCTTTTTCCGTGTACATACCATCAAAGACTTGGTCTCCCCCGTACAGAACAAAGGATGGTTGTGGACTCAAGGAATTGACCTTTTGCACACATGCCTCAAATCCCAGATCTCCTTTTCGCTTCCTTCGCACATGTGCATCGGTCAAGTGTAAAAAGGAAAAATTTGCTTCAGAAAAGGAATTGGCCATTCCTTGGGAAGTTAGACTTAATCCAACCCCAGAAATGGCCAATTTTTTTAGAAATGATCGTCGTTGGGTCATTATCTAACGGTTACGTTCACTGTTCGGGTGACCGGAAAGTTAGGTAAATTTTTATTTGTAACCCTAGCTTCCATTCCAACAACTGTACCGACTGGTAAAGCAGCTGGGATCGTATAATTGATCAACAGGGAGTCCGTTTTGCTTATATTGGAGAAAGCAGGTGCATAGGGTCTGTCGTCTACCAAAACAGGATCTGCTGTACCGAGTTTTACCCAAAACTGTACGCGATCAATTTCGCCCTCTGACCAATAGCGAAGGTCAAAGGTGCAATTGGTTCCTGCTGTTGGGGCAGTTGCTGAAGCAGTAGGACTTGCCAGAGTAAAGTTGGCAATGACTGGGATAAAGCCCAGATCTTCCTTGATGATTTCCATAAGTGCGTCTGTGGGTGCGACATCACAGGAGTACATGCTTCCCATTCCAAAGATGAGCAATAAACTACTTGCAATTATTTTTAACTTTTTCATAGCCGATTAATTTTAATTGTCAAACAACCATAATTTGATTCCCTGATTAGGGATTACTGGGATGCAGGTATTGGTTCCTGGTTCATCATCTGCAATGTTGGACCGTTGGATCCAAGGCTCTCCAGGGATTTGATTGATAACAGGCTTGGCCAATCCTGGGTATACCGCTGTGTCATACTGATAGCGTCTCATGTCATTCCATGTTTCAATCTGTAAATACAGGGCAATGTATTTTTGCAGCATAATGTCTTTCAGTTGAAGATTGGTCGCCCCCATAGAGATTTGAGGATCATTGACGTAGGTATTTATCGCCTCCATACCGACCCCATGCTTGGTCATACTGCCTCTGATTCCGTTTAGATAAGCCTCGTATGCAGCCGCTCTGTTTGTGCTGAACAGTGCTTCCGCCTTGATAAACTGAGCCTCCGCATAAGTGATCATTTGGAGGGGTGCAATATTTCTACTGTGCCAAGTGGTAGTAGTTAAATTGACATTGACAGCTGGATCATCTCCCACTAATCTTCCTGGAACAACACCAATGAATTGATCAGGATTAGTAGAACTCATGAATAAAGGAAGTCTTGGATCGACCAAACCAGGATACTGAGCAGTACCGTTCATCATATTGGTGATGTAGGAGGTTGGCTGTTGTGTTTTGTTGACTGGATTCCCCAAGAAACTCCACCAAGGGTTTTGGATATTTGCTTCATAGACAAGTTCCAAATCCTGTGTAGGTCCTGTAAATGCTTGGTCAACATCAGCTGCAGCGGCAGCTAACAATGCTTGATTTTTTACAGATAATTGGAGGTTGTAACGAGCTCTTAAGGCAAAAGCTGCCCTTCTCCAACTTTCTAAATTTCCATTGTATACATAATCATTTCTGACAATTCTCAACGTTGGGAGATCAGGTAAGGGTCTTTGCAAGTCTTCAATAGCTGAATCAATCAATTGTGGGATATGAATCTGGTATAAGTCCTGCATAGGGTCATAGCAAGGGTTCAATAAACTTGTCCCTCTATTGGCTTGGGTATATGGCAGGTCTCCATAAATAGAAGATGCCGTTAACATATTCATCGCTAACATGACTTTTGCGATCCCACTGTAGTTGAAAGCCCCTTGGGCTTCTGCCCGCGTGATGATTTCTTGTAACGTAGGAAGAGCATCTGTATACAGTGGTCTCCACAATTGGTCAAAACCATAAGGCGTATATTGGCTGATTGCCTGCCCACCTAAATATTGTGGATATTGAGAGCCAAATTGAGATGCGCCAAACTGCACATTGGCTGTAAACCGAATGGCAGAAGGAAGTAAGTTTTGGACGGTCACTTGATCGGATGATATTCTCCCAGGATCAACATTGATGTCCAACAAATTGTCGCAAGAACTTACAGTAAATACTGTAACCAATGCTATGCTTATTTTTTTGAAGAATCTATTCATGACGGATTAGAAGTTAAAGTTTAACCCAAAGAACACACTACTTGTCGCTGGTACATTAGTTCCAACGTATCCAAAGACATTACTGCCTGGTCCATACGCACTTTGCTCTGGGTCAAAACCAACAAATGGTGTTGTCAGCCAAAGGTTATTAGCGGTTACTGATGCAGTGATTGAGTTGAACGGAGTCTTGTCGATCCAGCGGGTAGGTAACGTGTAATTCAAGGCTACGTTTTGTAATCTTAGCCAACTGGCTTCCTGGAAGCCGTTAAACTCAGACGCCAATCGGTATCTGAAAGCCTGTCCGTAAAGGGTGCTAACTCCAATAGGCACAGGTTGATCATTTGGAACCCATACTGGGTTTTCTATGGTACCTGTATTTCGTACACCATTAAAGACAACCAATCTATTTCTCAATTCTGTTTCTGCTCCTGTTGGTGCTTCTCCTCCAGCTTGACCGTAACGTAATCTTCTATTGATGTCAAAAACATATCCACCTTTTCTAAAGGTAAAAAGGAATGACAATTCGAGATTTTTATATCGAATAGAGTTATTCCATCCCCCTTCCCAATCAGGGAATGCGTTTCCAATGAAACTATCCTCTGCTAGTGGTACACCTCTCCATTGGTTATTTACGTTGGGATATCCATCTACAATAACAGGCTGTCCGAAGAAAGGAGAGTTGGGGTCTTCTACGCGGCTAAGGGGCCAACCAAACCAATCACCCGGTCTTCCTCCCACTTGTACGCGTTGTTTGACCCATGGCGTTTCAGGTTGGAAAGTAATTTGATCCAGTCCCTCAGGTAAGGAAATTACTTTTCCTCTCAAACGAGACCAGTTGAAAATAGAGTTCCAAGAGAAATCCTTTTTTTGTACTACTGCAATATCCGCTGTCAGTTCCCAAATATTATTTCTGATTTCTCCAGCATTGACTACAAAATTGGTAAACCCAGTAGCTCTTGAAACAGGTATTGGGATAATTTGATCAATAGAGGTTTGGATCGCATAATTGGCATCGATGCGTAATCTGTTTTTGAATAATCCAATGTCTAGACCAAATTCTAAACCTCTCGTTCTTTCAGGTCTTAGATTTTCTGAACCAATGGTGCCATTTCGTGCCACACCAACAATTCCTCTAAATGGCACCAAAGTGCTGTAATAATTACCAATTAAAAATGGAGCTGCATCTTTCCCAACTTCTGCAAACGAACCTCTCAATTTACCATAGCTAAGTACAGAAGATGGAGATAGTTTTAACGTTTCAGTAAAGATGTAAGACATACTTACAGATGGATAAAAGAAGGATCTGTTTTCTCTTGGTAAAGTTGAAGACCAGTCATTTCTGCCTGTAATATTCAAAAAGAGTGTTTGTTTGTAATCAAACTTTGCATCAGCAAAGACACCAATAATAGTTCTGCTACTAGGGAAGGAGCGTGCTTGATATTGGCTTAGGTTGTTGACAGACCAGAAATCAGGGATTACAAAGTTTGATCCAGAGGCCGTAAGACTTGTAGAATTGATTGTAGTCAATTGATTACCAATCGTTACGACCATGTTTAGATTATCGGATAGTTTTCGCTCACCTGTCAACAAGAAATTAGAATTGAGTTCCTGGTAGCCAATGATTTGTTCGGAAATACTTCCGTTGGCACCTGCTCCAATCAACGTAGTAGGAGAGGTTAAGATAAATCGTTTGTCAGTATATTGGTCAATACCTACACGGTAGCTTGCTGTCAACCAATCATTGATCAGATAAGTTGCTCCCAAATTCCCTAATAAACGGTTGACAGACTCTTCTTGAAAAGCATTTTGAGCAAAATACAAGGGATTATCAAGAATGGTAGAATAACGGATTTGAGAGCCATCTGGATTTATAAAATCACTTATGTTTACATCCGGTGCATATCGAGAAGCATAGGAAATAACCCCTGCACCACCTACGCCCATTCTTGGGTTGATCCCATTAGAATTGATGAAGGTAGCAGAACCGTCTAAGGTAAGTTTATCCGAAGCCTTGAGTGAACCTGCAATTTTGATATTGGTTCGGTCAAAGTTTGAGTTAGGTAGAATACCTGATTGGTCTAAACGGCCCAAGGAACCAAAGAAGGTGGCTTTGTCACTCCCTCCTGAGAATGAAAAATTATTTTGGAAAGTATTACCTGTTCTAAAAGTTTCATCCCATTGATTGAATACAGGAGTTCCCGCTGGAACAGGCGGACCATCAGAGCGATAGTCAGTAGGGTTGTAGAGACCATTGAAACCCCTTAAATAATTTTGTTGCATAGGAGGAGTGCGCCCTACTTGATCAATACTAGCACTTGTTCTATAGTTGAAGGTGGTTTTTCCTGCTTTTCCCGATTTGGTAGTAATGATAACAGCACCATTAGCTGCTCTCAATCCATAAAGAACCGAGGCTGCGGGACCTTTTAGGATACTGATTGATTCGATGTCGTCAGGATTGATATCGGCAGCACGGTTGGTATTGGTGAAATTGGAACCACCTCTACCGCCCGTAATATTGGTTTCATTCGAAATAGGGATTCCATCAATTACGAATAAAGGTTGGTTATCAGCATTTGGGTTTAAGGAATTGATCCCCCGAATGACAATATTAGTTCCAGCACCCGGGGCCCCAGAGCTACTGGTGATATTTACACCGGCTATACGGCCTCTTAGCGCATTTAATGCATTTGGTTGGTTGGTTTCTAGGATTAATTTGTTGTCGATTTCTTGAACTGCATAGCCCAAAGATTTTCGATCGCGCTCTATACCGAAGGCTGTGACTACCACCTCATTTAAGGCTTCTGTAGACGGGTCTAAACTGATAGTTATATCAGTTTGATTACCAACTCTTACCTCTCTGGATTTGAAACCAATGAAGGAGAATTGTAAAATACTTTCCTGAGATGGGACAGTGATGTTGAACCGACCATTAATATCGGTTACTACCACCCTGTTGGTGCCTCTCAAGACCACATTTACTCCTGGCAATTCCTCTTGATTATCAGAGGCAACTACCGTACCTGTAATTGCTATTTGGGCAAAACCCTCTGAGGTAAGCCCAAAAAACAGCAACATCACTGCAAGTAAGTGTCTTTTCATGCTGATTTAGTTTAGTGAAAGAAATGATTAGGTTTTTTGGTTGATATAATTGTTTGGTTAAAAAAACCAAAAACTGCACATTAATGCAAGAAAAAAACGCATTTATTTTATAATAATCTCGAAAAATGGATGAAATCAAAAATAAACGGCTATTTACTTGCTGTTTTATGCCGTTTTTGATAATTTTTGGTTTGGTTTAATTAACGATAGATCTTATGCAAAAAATAACCGAGCAAAGTTCGCTTTATAACAACTTGGAGCAGATGAGTTTGAAAGAACTCCTAGCAACCATCAATCAAGAGGATCAAAAAGTAGCGATAGCAGTAAAAGCTGTTATTTCTCCAATAGAGCAATTTATGGAAGCTTTTCTTCCTAGGTTTGAGAAAGGTGGGCGCTTAATTTACATAGGTGCGGGTACAAGTGGAAGGCTTGGGATTTTGGATGCCTCTGAGATCCCACCCACATATGGAATGCCTGCTGACCGTGTAGTTGGAATCATTGCAGGAGGAGCACAGGCTATTCAATCATCTGTTGAAAATGCAGAAGATGATGTAGATGCTGCTTGGAAGGCTTTAGAAGCCATAAGTATTCAGGAAATTGATACAGTGATTGGAATTGCAGCGTCAGGATATACCCCGTTTGTTGTTGGGGGAGTTCAAAAAGCTAGGGAGTTTGGTTGCCTTACAGCCTGTATTACCAATAATCCCGATACACCTCTAGCCGAGGCGGTAGAATTCCCTATAGAGATCATTGTTGGCCCTGAAGTTGTCACGGGAAGTACACGAATGAAAAGCGGCACAGCTCAAAAATTGGTATTGAATATGATCAGTACGAGTTTGATGATCAAAATTGGAAGAGTCAAAGACAACAAAATGGTCCATATGAAACTTGCTAATCAAAAGCTTTTTCGTAGAGGGGTTGATATTTTGGTGAATGAATTGCAAATTACACCACTAGAAGCAGCCCATTTATTGAAGTTATATGGGTCTGTCGACAATTCATTGAAGAATTTTGTCAAATCTGTTTAATGCTTAGTCCCAAAAAATGCTTAAAGAAGAACGGCAACGGCTCATTTTGGAGCAAGTTCACCTCCATAACCGTGTTTTGCTCACAGATCTGTCCGAGCAATTGGATGTCTCCATCGATACTGTCAGGAGAGATGTCAAGGAATTAGATCATTTAAAAAAACTAAGAAAAGTCCACGGAGGAGCTATTTCTAGAAGTTTTCTTACCCCTAATTTAGATGAACCGATTTACCTGCAAAACGAAAAGCAGCAAATTGCTGCCAAAGCAGTAAAGTTACTCAAAGAAGATCAAGTGGTATTGATG encodes:
- a CDS encoding N-acetylmuramic acid 6-phosphate etherase, whose protein sequence is MQKITEQSSLYNNLEQMSLKELLATINQEDQKVAIAVKAVISPIEQFMEAFLPRFEKGGRLIYIGAGTSGRLGILDASEIPPTYGMPADRVVGIIAGGAQAIQSSVENAEDDVDAAWKALEAISIQEIDTVIGIAASGYTPFVVGGVQKAREFGCLTACITNNPDTPLAEAVEFPIEIIVGPEVVTGSTRMKSGTAQKLVLNMISTSLMIKIGRVKDNKMVHMKLANQKLFRRGVDILVNELQITPLEAAHLLKLYGSVDNSLKNFVKSV
- a CDS encoding SusC/RagA family TonB-linked outer membrane protein, whose product is MKRHLLAVMLLFFGLTSEGFAQIAITGTVVASDNQEELPGVNVVLRGTNRVVVTDINGRFNITVPSQESILQFSFIGFKSREVRVGNQTDITISLDPSTEALNEVVVTAFGIERDRKSLGYAVQEIDNKLILETNQPNALNALRGRIAGVNITSSSGAPGAGTNIVIRGINSLNPNADNQPLFVIDGIPISNETNITGGRGGSNFTNTNRAADINPDDIESISILKGPAASVLYGLRAANGAVIITTKSGKAGKTTFNYRTSASIDQVGRTPPMQQNYLRGFNGLYNPTDYRSDGPPVPAGTPVFNQWDETFRTGNTFQNNFSFSGGSDKATFFGSLGRLDQSGILPNSNFDRTNIKIAGSLKASDKLTLDGSATFINSNGINPRMGVGGAGVISYASRYAPDVNISDFINPDGSQIRYSTILDNPLYFAQNAFQEESVNRLLGNLGATYLINDWLTASYRVGIDQYTDKRFILTSPTTLIGAGANGSISEQIIGYQELNSNFLLTGERKLSDNLNMVVTIGNQLTTINSTSLTASGSNFVIPDFWSVNNLSQYQARSFPSSRTIIGVFADAKFDYKQTLFLNITGRNDWSSTLPRENRSFFYPSVSMSYIFTETLKLSPSSVLSYGKLRGSFAEVGKDAAPFLIGNYYSTLVPFRGIVGVARNGTIGSENLRPERTRGLEFGLDIGLFKNRLRIDANYAIQTSIDQIIPIPVSRATGFTNFVVNAGEIRNNIWELTADIAVVQKKDFSWNSIFNWSRLRGKVISLPEGLDQITFQPETPWVKQRVQVGGRPGDWFGWPLSRVEDPNSPFFGQPVIVDGYPNVNNQWRGVPLAEDSFIGNAFPDWEGGWNNSIRYKNLELSFLFTFRKGGYVFDINRRLRYGQAGGEAPTGAETELRNRLVVFNGVRNTGTIENPVWVPNDQPVPIGVSTLYGQAFRYRLASEFNGFQEASWLRLQNVALNYTLPTRWIDKTPFNSITASVTANNLWLTTPFVGFDPEQSAYGPGSNVFGYVGTNVPATSSVFFGLNFNF